The following coding sequences lie in one Heliangelus exortis chromosome 8, bHelExo1.hap1, whole genome shotgun sequence genomic window:
- the LOC139799102 gene encoding mucolipin-3-like isoform X3, translated as METPEVAVSSCSAHDDENLGSYKRHLSVSQECLLEDQLRRKLKFFFMNPCEKFWARGRKPWKLGIQLLKIAMVTIQLVVFGLSNQMVVAFKEENTVAFKHLFLKGYMDRMDDTYAVYTQTDVYDQIFFAINQYLQLPNISVGNHAYEKKGAEETPLALCQQFYKQGIICPGNDTFDIDPEIVTDCLYIEPTTPFDNATVGKHSLNFTLDFHRLVTVQLTFNLKAINLQTVRHHELPDCYDFTLTIVFDNKAHSGRIKISLDNDIAIRECKDWHVSGSIQKNTHYMMIFDAFVILTCLASLILCTRSVVKGIQLQREFVRFFLYYYKKEVSFSDQMEFVNGWYILIMVSDVLTIVGSTLKMEIQAKSLTSYDVCSILLGTSTMLVWLGVIRYLGFFQKYNVRISWDLHTVASHPYTASSTTQCNAVLLLCCYDLPGLLFLWMDCTGTIPCEALPARWLSGDRTSEIYITVQRLTKLWQVQVRGGEFCISLLLL; from the exons atggAAACCCCTGAAGTGGCCGTGAGCAGCTGTAGTGCTCATGATGATGAAAATCTTGGCAGCTACAAAAGACACTTGTCAGTGTCACAGGAGTGCCTTTTGGAAGACCAGCTTAGAAGGAAgttaaaattcttctttatgAATCCATGTGAGAAATTCTGGGCCCGGGGCAGGAAACCCTGGAAACTTGGTATTCAGCTACTCAAAATAGCAATGGTTACTATTCAG ctggTGGTTTTTGGATTGAGCAATCAAATGGTGGTTGCCTTCAAAGAAGAGAACACAGTTGCATTTAAACATCTCTTCTTGAAAGGATACATGGACAGAATGGATGATACCTACGCTGTGTACACCCAGACAGATGTCTATGACCAGATATTCTTTGCCATAAACCAG TACTTACAGCTGCCCAACATTTCTGTTGGAAACCATGCTTATGAGAAGAAGGGAGCAGAAGAGACACCTTTGGCTTTGTGTCAGCAGTTCTACAAGCAAGGAATCATCTGTCCTGGAAATGACACCTTTGATATAGACCCAGAGATTGTGACTG ACTGCTTGTACATTGAGCCGACGACGCCGTTTGACAACGCAACAGTGGGAAAGCACAGTTTGAATTTCACTCTGGATTTCCACAG ACTGGTGACGGTGCAGCTCACGTTCAATCTGAAGGCAATCAACCTCCAGACTGTCCGTCACCACGAGCTCCCTGACTGTTACGATTTCACCCTGACG atagTGTTTGATAATAAAGCACATAGtggaagaattaaaataagTCTAGACAACGACATAGCAATCAGGGAATGTAAAGACTGGCATGTTTCTGGATCAA TACAGAAGAACACTCACTACATGATGATCTTTGATGCTTTTGTTATACTGACTTGTCTGGCCTCATTGATCCTGTGCACACGATCAGTTGTTAAAGGAATTCAACTCCAAAGG GAATTTGTAAGATTTTTCCTATATTATTATAAGAAAGAAGTCTCTTTCAGTGATCAGATGGAATTTGTTAATGGATGGTACATCCTGATTATGGTTAGTGATGTCTTAACTATTGTTGGATCGACTCTAAAGATGGAGATACAAGCCAAG AGTCTGACAAGTTATGATGTCTGTAGCATACTGCTGGGAACATCCACTATGCTTGTGTGGCTCGGAGTCATTCGCTACCTAGGTTTCTTTCAGAAGTATAATGTAAGGATCTCCTGGGATCTTCATACTGTTG CTTCTCATCCTTACACTGCGAGCAGCACTACCCAATGTAATGCggttctgctgctgtgctgctatGATCTACCTGGGCTACTGTTTCTGTGGATGGATTGTACTGGGACCATACCATGTGAAG CACTACCAGCAAGATGGCTTTCCGGAGACAGAACTTCAGAGATTTATATCACAGTGCAAAGACTTACCAAACTCTGGCAGGTACAGGTTAGAGGAGGAGAGTTCTGCATCTCTCTTCTGTTGTTGTAA
- the LOC139799102 gene encoding mucolipin-3-like isoform X2 — METPEVAVSSCSAHDDENLGSYKRHLSVSQECLLEDQLRRKLKFFFMNPCEKFWARGRKPWKLGIQLLKIAMVTIQLVVFGLSNQMVVAFKEENTVAFKHLFLKGYMDRMDDTYAVYTQTDVYDQIFFAINQYLQLPNISVGNHAYEKKGAEETPLALCQQFYKQGIICPGNDTFDIDPEIVTDCLYIEPTTPFDNATVGKHSLNFTLDFHRLVTVQLTFNLKAINLQTVRHHELPDCYDFTLTIVFDNKAHSGRIKISLDNDIAIRECKDWHVSGSIQKNTHYMMIFDAFVILTCLASLILCTRSVVKGIQLQREFVRFFLYYYKKEVSFSDQMEFVNGWYILIMVSDVLTIVGSTLKMEIQAKSLTSYDVCSILLGTSTMLVWLGVIRYLGFFQKYNLLILTLRAALPNVMRFCCCAAMIYLGYCFCGWIVLGPYHVKFRSLNMVSECLFSLINGDDMFATFAKMQQKSYLVWLFSRIYLYSFISLFIYMVLSLFIALITDTYETVKHYQQDGFPETELQRFISQCKDLPNSGRYRLEEESSASLFCCCNGCSERI, encoded by the exons atggAAACCCCTGAAGTGGCCGTGAGCAGCTGTAGTGCTCATGATGATGAAAATCTTGGCAGCTACAAAAGACACTTGTCAGTGTCACAGGAGTGCCTTTTGGAAGACCAGCTTAGAAGGAAgttaaaattcttctttatgAATCCATGTGAGAAATTCTGGGCCCGGGGCAGGAAACCCTGGAAACTTGGTATTCAGCTACTCAAAATAGCAATGGTTACTATTCAG ctggTGGTTTTTGGATTGAGCAATCAAATGGTGGTTGCCTTCAAAGAAGAGAACACAGTTGCATTTAAACATCTCTTCTTGAAAGGATACATGGACAGAATGGATGATACCTACGCTGTGTACACCCAGACAGATGTCTATGACCAGATATTCTTTGCCATAAACCAG TACTTACAGCTGCCCAACATTTCTGTTGGAAACCATGCTTATGAGAAGAAGGGAGCAGAAGAGACACCTTTGGCTTTGTGTCAGCAGTTCTACAAGCAAGGAATCATCTGTCCTGGAAATGACACCTTTGATATAGACCCAGAGATTGTGACTG ACTGCTTGTACATTGAGCCGACGACGCCGTTTGACAACGCAACAGTGGGAAAGCACAGTTTGAATTTCACTCTGGATTTCCACAG ACTGGTGACGGTGCAGCTCACGTTCAATCTGAAGGCAATCAACCTCCAGACTGTCCGTCACCACGAGCTCCCTGACTGTTACGATTTCACCCTGACG atagTGTTTGATAATAAAGCACATAGtggaagaattaaaataagTCTAGACAACGACATAGCAATCAGGGAATGTAAAGACTGGCATGTTTCTGGATCAA TACAGAAGAACACTCACTACATGATGATCTTTGATGCTTTTGTTATACTGACTTGTCTGGCCTCATTGATCCTGTGCACACGATCAGTTGTTAAAGGAATTCAACTCCAAAGG GAATTTGTAAGATTTTTCCTATATTATTATAAGAAAGAAGTCTCTTTCAGTGATCAGATGGAATTTGTTAATGGATGGTACATCCTGATTATGGTTAGTGATGTCTTAACTATTGTTGGATCGACTCTAAAGATGGAGATACAAGCCAAG AGTCTGACAAGTTATGATGTCTGTAGCATACTGCTGGGAACATCCACTATGCTTGTGTGGCTCGGAGTCATTCGCTACCTAGGTTTCTTTCAGAAGTATAAT CTTCTCATCCTTACACTGCGAGCAGCACTACCCAATGTAATGCggttctgctgctgtgctgctatGATCTACCTGGGCTACTGTTTCTGTGGATGGATTGTACTGGGACCATACCATGTGAAG TTTCGTTCTCTGAACATGGTTTCAGAATGCCTTTTTTCATTGATCAATGGAGATGACATGTTTGCCACCTTTgcaaaaatgcagcagaaaagtTACTTGGTTTGGTTATTCAGTAGGATCTACCTTTACTCCTTCATCAGTCTGTTCATCTATATGGTGCTGAGTCTCTTCATTGCACTCATTACTGATACCTATGAAACTGTCAAG CACTACCAGCAAGATGGCTTTCCGGAGACAGAACTTCAGAGATTTATATCACAGTGCAAAGACTTACCAAACTCTGGCAGGTACAGGTTAGAGGAGGAGAGTTCTGCATCTCTCTTCTGTTGTTGTAATG GTTGTAGTGAACGTATTTAA
- the LOC139799102 gene encoding mucolipin-3-like isoform X4, with protein METPEVAVSSCSAHDDENLGSYKRHLSVSQECLLEDQLRRKLKFFFMNPCEKFWARGRKPWKLGIQLLKIAMVTIQLVVFGLSNQMVVAFKEENTVAFKHLFLKGYMDRMDDTYAVYTQTDVYDQIFFAINQYLQLPNISVGNHAYEKKGAEETPLALCQQFYKQGIICPGNDTFDIDPEIVTDCLYIEPTTPFDNATVGKHSLNFTLDFHRLVTVQLTFNLKAINLQTVRHHELPDCYDFTLTIVFDNKAHSGRIKISLDNDIAIRECKDWHVSGSIQKNTHYMMIFDAFVILTCLASLILCTRSVVKGIQLQREFVRFFLYYYKKEVSFSDQMEFVNGWYILIMVSDVLTIVGSTLKMEIQAKSLTSYDVCSILLGTSTMLVWLGVIRYLGFFQKYNLLILTLRAALPNVMRFCCCAAMIYLGYCFCGWIVLGPYHVKHYQQDGFPETELQRFISQCKDLPNSGRYRLEEESSASLFCCCNGCSERI; from the exons atggAAACCCCTGAAGTGGCCGTGAGCAGCTGTAGTGCTCATGATGATGAAAATCTTGGCAGCTACAAAAGACACTTGTCAGTGTCACAGGAGTGCCTTTTGGAAGACCAGCTTAGAAGGAAgttaaaattcttctttatgAATCCATGTGAGAAATTCTGGGCCCGGGGCAGGAAACCCTGGAAACTTGGTATTCAGCTACTCAAAATAGCAATGGTTACTATTCAG ctggTGGTTTTTGGATTGAGCAATCAAATGGTGGTTGCCTTCAAAGAAGAGAACACAGTTGCATTTAAACATCTCTTCTTGAAAGGATACATGGACAGAATGGATGATACCTACGCTGTGTACACCCAGACAGATGTCTATGACCAGATATTCTTTGCCATAAACCAG TACTTACAGCTGCCCAACATTTCTGTTGGAAACCATGCTTATGAGAAGAAGGGAGCAGAAGAGACACCTTTGGCTTTGTGTCAGCAGTTCTACAAGCAAGGAATCATCTGTCCTGGAAATGACACCTTTGATATAGACCCAGAGATTGTGACTG ACTGCTTGTACATTGAGCCGACGACGCCGTTTGACAACGCAACAGTGGGAAAGCACAGTTTGAATTTCACTCTGGATTTCCACAG ACTGGTGACGGTGCAGCTCACGTTCAATCTGAAGGCAATCAACCTCCAGACTGTCCGTCACCACGAGCTCCCTGACTGTTACGATTTCACCCTGACG atagTGTTTGATAATAAAGCACATAGtggaagaattaaaataagTCTAGACAACGACATAGCAATCAGGGAATGTAAAGACTGGCATGTTTCTGGATCAA TACAGAAGAACACTCACTACATGATGATCTTTGATGCTTTTGTTATACTGACTTGTCTGGCCTCATTGATCCTGTGCACACGATCAGTTGTTAAAGGAATTCAACTCCAAAGG GAATTTGTAAGATTTTTCCTATATTATTATAAGAAAGAAGTCTCTTTCAGTGATCAGATGGAATTTGTTAATGGATGGTACATCCTGATTATGGTTAGTGATGTCTTAACTATTGTTGGATCGACTCTAAAGATGGAGATACAAGCCAAG AGTCTGACAAGTTATGATGTCTGTAGCATACTGCTGGGAACATCCACTATGCTTGTGTGGCTCGGAGTCATTCGCTACCTAGGTTTCTTTCAGAAGTATAAT CTTCTCATCCTTACACTGCGAGCAGCACTACCCAATGTAATGCggttctgctgctgtgctgctatGATCTACCTGGGCTACTGTTTCTGTGGATGGATTGTACTGGGACCATACCATGTGAAG CACTACCAGCAAGATGGCTTTCCGGAGACAGAACTTCAGAGATTTATATCACAGTGCAAAGACTTACCAAACTCTGGCAGGTACAGGTTAGAGGAGGAGAGTTCTGCATCTCTCTTCTGTTGTTGTAATG GTTGTAGTGAACGTATTTAA
- the LOC139799102 gene encoding mucolipin-3-like isoform X1, whose product METPEVAVSSCSAHDDENLGSYKRHLSVSQECLLEDQLRRKLKFFFMNPCEKFWARGRKPWKLGIQLLKIAMVTIQLVVFGLSNQMVVAFKEENTVAFKHLFLKGYMDRMDDTYAVYTQTDVYDQIFFAINQYLQLPNISVGNHAYEKKGAEETPLALCQQFYKQGIICPGNDTFDIDPEIVTDCLYIEPTTPFDNATVGKHSLNFTLDFHRLVTVQLTFNLKAINLQTVRHHELPDCYDFTLTIVFDNKAHSGRIKISLDNDIAIRECKDWHVSGSIQKNTHYMMIFDAFVILTCLASLILCTRSVVKGIQLQREFVRFFLYYYKKEVSFSDQMEFVNGWYILIMVSDVLTIVGSTLKMEIQAKSLTSYDVCSILLGTSTMLVWLGVIRYLGFFQKYNLLILTLRAALPNVMRFCCCAAMIYLGYCFCGWIVLGPYHVKFRSLNMVSECLFSLINGDDMFATFAKMQQKSYLVWLFSRIYLYSFISLFIYMVLSLFIALITDTYETVKVVVNVFNGFWKHIMEALKQQTFQELDKWSWWKVLCLKPEFAFLEKQCKLL is encoded by the exons atggAAACCCCTGAAGTGGCCGTGAGCAGCTGTAGTGCTCATGATGATGAAAATCTTGGCAGCTACAAAAGACACTTGTCAGTGTCACAGGAGTGCCTTTTGGAAGACCAGCTTAGAAGGAAgttaaaattcttctttatgAATCCATGTGAGAAATTCTGGGCCCGGGGCAGGAAACCCTGGAAACTTGGTATTCAGCTACTCAAAATAGCAATGGTTACTATTCAG ctggTGGTTTTTGGATTGAGCAATCAAATGGTGGTTGCCTTCAAAGAAGAGAACACAGTTGCATTTAAACATCTCTTCTTGAAAGGATACATGGACAGAATGGATGATACCTACGCTGTGTACACCCAGACAGATGTCTATGACCAGATATTCTTTGCCATAAACCAG TACTTACAGCTGCCCAACATTTCTGTTGGAAACCATGCTTATGAGAAGAAGGGAGCAGAAGAGACACCTTTGGCTTTGTGTCAGCAGTTCTACAAGCAAGGAATCATCTGTCCTGGAAATGACACCTTTGATATAGACCCAGAGATTGTGACTG ACTGCTTGTACATTGAGCCGACGACGCCGTTTGACAACGCAACAGTGGGAAAGCACAGTTTGAATTTCACTCTGGATTTCCACAG ACTGGTGACGGTGCAGCTCACGTTCAATCTGAAGGCAATCAACCTCCAGACTGTCCGTCACCACGAGCTCCCTGACTGTTACGATTTCACCCTGACG atagTGTTTGATAATAAAGCACATAGtggaagaattaaaataagTCTAGACAACGACATAGCAATCAGGGAATGTAAAGACTGGCATGTTTCTGGATCAA TACAGAAGAACACTCACTACATGATGATCTTTGATGCTTTTGTTATACTGACTTGTCTGGCCTCATTGATCCTGTGCACACGATCAGTTGTTAAAGGAATTCAACTCCAAAGG GAATTTGTAAGATTTTTCCTATATTATTATAAGAAAGAAGTCTCTTTCAGTGATCAGATGGAATTTGTTAATGGATGGTACATCCTGATTATGGTTAGTGATGTCTTAACTATTGTTGGATCGACTCTAAAGATGGAGATACAAGCCAAG AGTCTGACAAGTTATGATGTCTGTAGCATACTGCTGGGAACATCCACTATGCTTGTGTGGCTCGGAGTCATTCGCTACCTAGGTTTCTTTCAGAAGTATAAT CTTCTCATCCTTACACTGCGAGCAGCACTACCCAATGTAATGCggttctgctgctgtgctgctatGATCTACCTGGGCTACTGTTTCTGTGGATGGATTGTACTGGGACCATACCATGTGAAG TTTCGTTCTCTGAACATGGTTTCAGAATGCCTTTTTTCATTGATCAATGGAGATGACATGTTTGCCACCTTTgcaaaaatgcagcagaaaagtTACTTGGTTTGGTTATTCAGTAGGATCTACCTTTACTCCTTCATCAGTCTGTTCATCTATATGGTGCTGAGTCTCTTCATTGCACTCATTACTGATACCTATGAAACTGTCAAG GTTGTAGTGAACGTATTTAATGGATTTTGGAAGCATATCATGGAGGCTTTAAAGCAGCAGACATTTCAAGAACTGGACAAGTGGAGCTGGTGGAAAGTGTTATGCCTAAAGCctgaatttgcttttcttgaaaaacagtGTAAACTCTTATGA